A stretch of Brassica rapa cultivar Chiifu-401-42 chromosome A08, CAAS_Brap_v3.01, whole genome shotgun sequence DNA encodes these proteins:
- the LOC103833844 gene encoding primary amine oxidase 2 has protein sequence MSFDVRAGLVISLASIFDMDVNKYRQVLYKDHLSEMFVPYMDPVSDDWYSITYLDCGDFGCGQSAVSLEPYTDCPTNAAFMDGIFASQDGTPTKVSNVMCIFEKYAGNIMWRHTEAEIPWLKITEVRPDVSLVVRMVTTVGNYDYIVDYEFKPSGSIKVGVGLTGVLEDKPVEYVHTSEIKEDDIYGTIVADNTVAVNHDHFVTFRLDLDVDGKDNSFVRTKLVTKRTQKSVGTPRKSYWTTNRKVAKTEAEARVKLGLRAEELMVVNPNRRTKHGNEVGYRLLPGTVSGPLLTQDDYPQIRAAFTNYNVWITPYNKSEVWASGLYADRSQGDDTLAVWSQRNRKRENKDIVMWYTVGFHHVPCQEDFPTTPTLSSGFELRPVNFFEQNPVLKTKLIKLTTTPKCTPSKNN, from the exons ATGTCTTTCGACGTTCGAGCCGGTCTCGTCATCTCTCTTGCGTCTATTTTTGACATGGACGTAAATAAGTATCGGCAAGTCCTATATAAAGACCATTTGTCGGAGATGTTCGTACCCTACATGGACCCAGTTAGTGATGATTGGTACTCTATCACTTACCTTGATTGTGGTGACTTCGGTTGTGGTCAATCTGCGGTGTCTCTTGAGCCGTATACTGATTGTCCCACGAATGCTGCTTTCATGGACGGTATTTTTGCAAGCCAAGATGGAACTCCTACAAAAGTATCCAATGTTATGtgcatttttgaaaaatatgcgGGAAACATTATGTGGCGACATACCGAAGCTGAGATTCCGTggttaaaa ATCACTGAGGTGAGACCTGATGTAAGTCTTGTAGTCCGGATGGTTACAACTGTGGGCAACTACGACTACATAGTCGACTACGAGTTCAAACCTAGTGGTTCTATCAAAGTGGGG GTCGGTTTAACCGGTGTTCTAGAAGATAAACCTGTGGAATATGTTCACACATCAGAGATCAAAGAAGACGATATCTATGGGACCATTGTCGCAGATAATACCGTCGCAGTCAACCACGACCATTTCGTGACATTCCGTCTTGATCTTGACGTCGATGGTAAGGACAATTCATTTGTCCGTACCAAACTTGTGACCAAGAGGACTCAAAAATCTGTCGGCACACCGAGAAAAAGCTATTGGACAACGAATCGAAAAGTTGCAAAGACCGAGGCAGAGGCTCGGGTGAAACTTGGACTAAGAGCGGAGGAGCTGATGGTGGTTAACCCTAACCGGAGAACGAAGCATGGCAATGAGGTTGGATACCGTTTACTTCCTGGGACGGTTTCAGGCCCCCTTCTAACCCAAGATGATTACCCTCAGATTCGGGCAGCATTTACCAACTACAACGTATGGATCACCCCCTATAACAAGTCGGAGGTTTGGGCTAGCGGTTTGTACGCCGATCGTAGCCAAGGCGACGACACGTTGGCTGTATGGTCCCAAAG GAATAGAAAAAGAGAGAATAAAGATATAGTGATGTGGTACACCGTCGGATTCCACCATGTTCCATGTCAAGAAGATTTTCCGACAACGCCTACGTTGTCTAGTGGCTTTGAACTCCGGCCGGTCAACTTTTTCGAGCAAAATCCTGTCCTCAAGACCAAACTTATCAAACTCACCACCACTCCAAAGTGCACTCCTTCTAAGAACAATTAA